In the genome of Vanacampus margaritifer isolate UIUO_Vmar chromosome 1, RoL_Vmar_1.0, whole genome shotgun sequence, one region contains:
- the crebzf gene encoding CREB/ATF bZIP transcription factor, whose amino-acid sequence MITRRRGNCNSALKSLEIEVSSAVKTIEDLPSLPEEFQADDDFDNTGMELDDLLGIEDLEWTGDWRDLYSERNEDSGAEVATVSSPESVSSTLKIRNKQRQASQVINKNAIAARLNRLKKKEYVNSLEKKVGIVSTENNALKTENSQLTKRVEELEDETRYLRAVLANESMLAQLLSRLSGVNGMKLSSSLFQGADSNEHDYALPRKRVKVEEKETSGGVCLHVDKNHVSVEFCTKCAASASTSLKIFF is encoded by the exons ATGATAACCAGGAGAAGAGGAAACTGCAACAGTGCGCTGAAGTCCCTTGAGATTGAAGTGAGCAGTGCTGTGAAAACTATAGAAGATCTCCCAAGTCTACCTGAGGAGTTCCAAGCTGATGATGACTTCGACAATACAGGAATGGAGTTGGATGACCTTTTGGGAATCGAAGACCTAGAATGGACTGGAGATTGGAGAGACCTTTACAGCGAAAGGAATGAAGATTCTGGAGCAGAAGTCGCAACCGTCTCCTCTCCAGAGAGTGTGTCATCCACCCTGAAGATCAGGAATAAGCAACGGCAAGCAAGCCAAGTAATCAACAAAAATGCCATCGCTGCTAGGTTGAATCGTCTCAAAAAGAAAGAGTATGTCAACAGCCTTGAAAAGAAAGTGGGCATCGTGTCCACGGAAAATAACGCACTCAAAACCGAAAACTCTCAGTTGACCAAACGAGTGGAGGAATTGGAAGATGAGACCAGGTACCTGCGAGCAGTGCTGGCCAATGAGAGCATGTTGGCTCAGCTGTTGTCACGGCTGAGCGGTGTGAATGGCATGAAATTATCCTCCTCGCTTTTCCAGGGCGCCGACTCAAACGAACACGACTACGCACTGCCACGGAAACGTGTGAAAGTGGAGGAGAAAGAGACATCTGGTGGCGTGTGCCTCCACGTGGACAAGAACCATGTCTCAGTGGAGTTCTGCACTAAGTGTGCAGCGAGTGCAAGCACATCACTTAAAAT TTTCTTCTAG
- the mrpl49 gene encoding large ribosomal subunit protein mL49, translating into MALYFAVRSAALRGSFGLHTGAPGSPNAFVSLRYLCAPTAPFQESTEEYHFVERLIPPSRVPSPPKHSGPTPSGWMPPAESPPSLPYMIRRSRMHNIPVYTDVTHGNRRMTLVRKVEGDIWALDNDVKQYLKDMTGKQMPTQVNEVTMTLRVKGNFEKELKEWLTSKGF; encoded by the coding sequence ATGGCGCTCTACTTCGCAGTTCGTTCAGCGGCGTTGCGGGGATCATTTGGTTTACACACTGGGGCGCCGGGATCTCCGAATGCATTTGTGAGCCTCAGGTACCTTTGTGCCCCAACAGCGCCATTCCAAGAGTCCACTGAGGAATATCATTTCGTCGAGCGTCTCATCCCGCCGTCACGTGTCCCCTCTCCGCCCAAGCACTCCGGGCCGACGCCGTCCGGCTGGATGCCCCCGGCAGAGTCCCCGCCGTCTCTCCCTTACATGATTCGCCGCTCCCGCATGCACAACATTCCGGTGTACACTGACGTGACCCACGGTAACCGCCGGATGACTTTGGTCCGGAAGGTCGAGGGCGACATCTGGGCTCTGGACAACGACGTGAAACAGTACTTGAAGGACATGACTGGCAAACAAATGCCCACGCAAGTCAACGAGGTCACGATGACATTGAGGGTGAAAGGAAATTTTGAGAAGGAGCTAAAGGAATGGTTGACTAGTAAAGGCTTCTGA
- the las1l gene encoding ribosomal biogenesis protein LAS1L has protein sequence MKKKVSEKKRHVVAWLNKAEWDQVREYLYSKDSTLQRNALHRISAWKARYANSTPVAMDCTADLVRCQVLDRSEKLDSHDLVLLYGAALVRFTNLITERQQGKFSRSLRRLAGNLNIPEWIVNLRHDVTHRKLPALKWCRKGCEVVLDWLQQEYWSRQLGGGPSADWEAQSDGEDEEMGMKQHDDELIARQKEMEAYKNARELLIAYEKEQYDACGGLHEEKEKNTWPDPLADMSWILGEVKHFSVDFGEMLIDVLLEDGFLIPTADQLSSLGCATSDNDWFCPTEPKLPPTFLRFWLPLLKTLNSPSFIHLLLEKLFAELKLLSSEQSKHKTYYISGWISEVMLCNSNKNDYHFQTKAQKKARLKDRMFANRIQLRWQQLLSACLEAPCVSTPHLLYLVLNDMEHPLPLETQQRLLQLCSIYTRTEQSDPDTEQKQQPIYTLESLHEKLQRSKRHGHSSLLEPQKNRTGEENKWSDAEVEKAKLLRGSSWQVCFDKVVWKNYPLGKVPGQSDEPSCLMVDNYSPMTVCEQPVGMESSTPQNVSGSSASTKTADGLLWSHSDLSKLKSGLQLF, from the coding sequence atgaagaaaaaggtCTCCGAGAAGAAACGCCATGTGGTGGCGTGGCTCAACAAAGCGGAATGGGATCAAGTACGGGAGTATCTTTACTCCAAGGATTCCACCTTGCAGAGGAATGCTCTTCATAGGATTTCGGCGTGGAAAGCAAGGTACGCCAACAGTACTCCCGTGGCGATGGACTGCACCGCGGACCTGGTGCGGTGTCAGGTGCTGGACCGGTCCGAAAAGCTGGACTCTCATGACCTGGTTCTGCTTTATGGTGCGGCCCTGGTGAGGTTTACCAATTTGATCACCGAGCGCCAGCAAGGAAAATTTTCCCGATCATTGAGGAGACTGGCAGGAAACTTAAACATCCCAGAATGGATCGTCAACCTAAGGCATGACGTCACTCATCGCAAACTCCCTGCCTTGAAATGGTGCCGAAAGGGATGCGAGGTGGTTCTGGACTGGCTCCAGCAGGAGTATTGGTCCAGACAGTTGGGAGGTGGGCCCAGTGCGGACTGGGAAGCACAGTCTGATGGAGAGGATGAAGAGATGGGCATGAAACAGCATGATGATGAGCTCATTGCAAGGCAAAAAGAAATGGAGGCTTACAAGAATGCAAGAGAGCTTCTGATCGCGTACGAAAAGGAGCAGTATGATGCTTGTGGGGGGCTACatgaagaaaaagagaaaaacacatGGCCAGACCCTTTGGCTGATATGAGCTGGATACTCGGCGAGGTAAAACATTTTTCTGTTGACTTTGGTGAGATGCTGATTGATGTCCTCTTAGAAGATGGCTTCCTAATTCCAACAGCTGATCAGTTGTCATCATTAGGCTGTGCCACCTCCGACAATGATTGGTTTTGTCCCACCGAGCCCAAACTCCCTCCAACTTTCCTGCGTTTTTGGCTCCCCCTCCTAAAAACTCTTAACTCGCCCTCCTTCATTCATCTCTTGCTGGAGAAACTCTTTGCTGAGTTGAAGCTTCTCTCCAGCGAGCAGAGCAAGCACAAGACTTACTACATTTCTGGGTGGATCTCTGAAGTAATGCTCTGTAACAGTAACAAAAATGATTATCACTTTCAAACAAAGGCACAGAAGAAAGCCAGGCTAAAGGACAGGATGTTTGCCAACCGCATTCAGCTGAGGTGGCAGCAGCTGCTGTCCGCTTGCTTGGAAGCTCCCTGTGTCAGTACGCCTCACCTGCTCTACTTAGTCTTAAATGACATGGAGCATCCGCTTCCTCTGGAAACCCAGCAGAGGCTCCTGCAGCTCTGCTCCATCTACACTCGGACAGAACAATCTGACCCGGACACAGAGCAGAAACAGCAGCCGATTTACACGCTGGAGAGTTTGCATGAGAAGCTGCAGCGTTCAAAGCGCCACGGCCACTCCTCGCTGTTGGAACCGCAGAAGAATCGAACAGGGGAAGAGAACAAATGGTCAGATGCGGAGGTGGAAAAAGCAAAGTTGCTCCGAGGTTCCTCGTGGCAAGTGTGCTTTGACAAAGTTGTGTGGAAAAATTACCCTCTAGGCAAAGTCCCCGGCCAGTCAGATGAGCCTTCATGCCTGATGGTGGACAATTACTCACCTATGACTGTGTGTGAGCAGCCAGTGGGGATGGAGAGTAGCACACCACAGAATGTGTCCGGATCTTCTGCTTCAACAAAGACAGCTGATGGTCTTCTTTGGAGCCACAGTGACCTCAGCAAGCTCAAAAGTGGACTGCAACTTTTTTGA
- the haus7 gene encoding HAUS augmin-like complex subunit 7, producing MLPPADKRWRRPARTVNRTVEGLHYCACALVSVKKKMAAVSNETERAQRIWARLLALPCPLLEGVYLQESHNMLQLLCTPSQLRTAILTWICCSIDPNFSSLKEASSRIHDPDILIKGMAALGQDLMLCTGDSLDLIKGDASFHQQLQFLEQLLDTVSDCSLSTVHDADMLLDTIFADENRCHLAQMLMPSLDTSLSNIAVLYKGAKSTKPRRDDAECVAALIQSTRAMLEQLQSECDFLTTNEVPSARVFTPCALQVGVCDLQQLMTTFCHVYETHLRVCCTREPPRFSADTQVFQRVYELLQACSTELEMLNQVSNASTCVNQDVSQLQPMLCSASKGKKGTLSDQLDELTRRYKDFVSRLH from the exons atgctgccacctgcagacAAGCGGTGGAGGAGGCCTGCTAGAACGGTCAACAGAACGGTCGAGGGCCTCCACTACTGCGCATGCGCGCTCGTGTCTGTGAAGAAGAAAATGGCGGCCGTTTCAAATGAGACGGAGCGGGCTCAGCGCATTTGGGCACGCCTGCTG gctttacCATGTCCCTTGCTTGAAGGTGTGTACTTGCAGGAGTCTCACAACATGCTACAGCTGCTCTGCACACCATCCCAGCTTCGCACCGCCATACTGACCTGGATCTGCTGCAG TATTGACCCAAACTTTTCCAGTTTGAAAGAGGCATCGTCAAGAATCCATGACCCTGATATTTTGATAAAGG GGATGGCTGCACTTGGCCAGGACCTGATGCTGTGCACAGGAGACAGCCTGGACTTGATCAAG GGTGATGCCAGTTTTCACCAGCAGCTTCAGTTCCTGGAGCAACTTCTTGACACGGTCTCGGACTGCAGTCTGTCCACTGTGCACGATGCGGATATGCTGCTCGACACAATTTTTGCTGATGAGAATCGTTGTCATCTTGCGCAAATGTTGATGCCTTCGCTGGACACCTCTCTTTCAAACATCGC GGTTTTATACAAAGGTGCCAAATCAACCAAGCCAAGAAGAGATGACGCTGAGTGTGTCGCCGCCCTTATTCAGTCTACTCGCGCCATGCTGGAGCAGCTGCAGTCTGAG TGCGACTTCCTGACAACCAATGAGGTGCCAAGTGCCCGTGTCTTCACTCCCTGTGCGCTGCAAGTGGGAGTGTGTGACCTCCAGCAGCTGATGACCACTTTCTGCCACGTCTATGAGACACACCTGAGAGTTTGTTGCACGAGAGAGCCACCTCGCTTTAGCGCAGACACACAGGTCTTCCAGAGAGTTTATGAACTTCTGCAAGCTTGCAGCacg GAATTGGAAATGCTGAACCAAGTATCCAACGCGTCAACTTGTGTGAATCAGGATGTGAGCCAGCTGCAACCCATGCTGTGTAGTGCTAGCAAAGGAAAGAAGGGCACTTTAT CTGATCAACTGGACGAACTAACCAGACGATACAAGGACTTTGTCTCCCGCCTTCATTAG
- the LOC144036151 gene encoding ninjurin-1, protein MDRERTHNGEAVALNKPNDIEAATSPSGKVYRPINMNHYATKKSAAQSMLDVALLMANSSQLKTVLYVGPRYRFYIPLVVLLCLSITLQVIVGLLLVFIVKYDLNDVRKHAKLNMMNNVTTVFVFFTVLINIFITALGFEGHALRPSQHDMMFEAAPQMSPQSSERNATGL, encoded by the exons ATGGACAGAGAACGTACACACAACGGGGAGGCCGTCGCTCTCAATAAGCCCAATGACATAGAG GCGGCGACATCCCCCTCAGGCAAAGTGTATCGGCCCATCAACATGAACCACTATGCCACCAAGAAGAGTGCGGCTCAGAGCATGCTGGACGTGGCCTTATTGATGGCCAACTCGTCCCAGCTGAAGACGGTTCTCTACGTGGGGCCTCGGTACCGTTTCTACATCCCCCTCGTCGTCTTACTGTGTCTGTCCATCACGCTGCAAGTCATCGTGGGCCTACTGCTTGTTTTTATAG tGAAGTACGATCTGAACGACGTGCGTAAACACGCCAAGTTGAACATGATGAACAACGTGACGACGGTCTTCGTCTTCTTCACCGTCCTCATCAACATCTTCATCACGGCCTTGGGCTTTGAGGGACACGCTCTCAG GCCGTCACAGCATGACATGATGTTTGAAGCAGCGCCACAGATGTCCCCTCAGTCTTCTGAGCGCAACGCGACTGGTCTTTGA